In Mycetocola zhujimingii, one DNA window encodes the following:
- a CDS encoding DeoR/GlpR family DNA-binding transcription regulator, protein MIQQGRLNVVLELVGERGNVSIAEVSQALGVSTATVRRDLNALAEQGLVTRTHGGASALGSAYELPLQYKIARQAEAKVAIARAVADLIEPGESVGLNGGTTTSEVARMLGRSERLRVGPDKVGVTIVTNALNIAYEMSVRDHIKIVVTGGFPRRQSYELVGPLVGAALRGFSLNTAVLGVDGLSAAFGATTIHEGEADASSEIAAVAQRVIVAADSTKLGRSTFARIRPMNEIDILVTDAEVSPGFAADLAAAGVELVVAAPAEAGEADGPGPTSSDAD, encoded by the coding sequence GTGATTCAACAGGGCCGACTCAATGTCGTACTCGAGCTCGTCGGTGAACGGGGCAACGTGTCGATCGCCGAGGTCAGTCAGGCGCTCGGCGTCTCAACGGCGACGGTACGCCGCGACCTCAACGCGCTCGCCGAGCAGGGCCTCGTGACCCGCACCCACGGCGGTGCATCCGCACTCGGCTCGGCGTACGAGCTCCCGCTCCAGTACAAGATCGCGCGCCAGGCCGAGGCCAAGGTCGCGATCGCCAGGGCCGTCGCCGACCTCATCGAACCGGGGGAGTCCGTCGGCCTGAACGGCGGCACGACAACGAGCGAGGTCGCACGGATGCTCGGACGGAGCGAGCGGCTCCGCGTCGGACCCGACAAGGTCGGCGTCACAATCGTCACCAACGCCCTCAACATTGCCTATGAGATGTCGGTGCGCGACCACATCAAAATCGTGGTCACCGGCGGTTTCCCGCGCCGCCAGTCATACGAGCTGGTCGGTCCGCTCGTCGGCGCGGCACTGCGCGGCTTCAGCCTCAACACCGCGGTCCTCGGCGTTGACGGGCTCAGCGCCGCATTCGGCGCGACGACCATTCACGAGGGAGAAGCGGATGCCAGCAGCGAAATCGCCGCCGTCGCCCAGCGTGTGATCGTGGCCGCGGACTCAACCAAGCTCGGGCGAAGCACCTTCGCGAGAATCCGCCCGATGAACGAGATCGACATCCTCGTGACGGATGCCGAAGTGTCGCCGGGGTTTGCCGCGGACCTCGCCGCGGCTGGTGTCGAGCTCGTCGTGGCGGCACCCGCCGAGGCGGGCGAAGCGGATGGACCCGGGCCGACGTCGAGTGACGCGGACTGA
- a CDS encoding Gfo/Idh/MocA family protein, translating into MNLSSTPGGIRSDSARDNAGGNPGGNTGTDASGTVGNTDAELAVAVIGTGARSVIAHHVAEARPGARVVAAVDTTEPGRERARSLFPDATAYSSLDELIAAGGIDAAIVTTPDHTHENIAVALLEAGIAVYLEKPLAISLEGADRVLTTAAETGTPLYVGHNFRHSGVVRVMREIIERGEIGEVKAVWVRHFVGNGGDYYFKDWHADRSKTGTLLLQKASHDIDIVHYLASGYTRRVVGMGDLMVYGDITDRRERPGEVMEDWFSLDNWPPAAQTGLNPVVDVEDVSMMLMTLDNGVQASYQQCHFTPDYWRNYTVIGTEGRLENFGDTAGGTVKVWNRRHEWQEAGDAEYPIEGVASGHADADLLTMTEFLAHVLDGAPTIVSPIAAREAVAAGSLAAASLRAGSTPMTVPDLAPAVLSHFTSRTADLHQPTITTDAPPSERTPS; encoded by the coding sequence ATGAATCTCAGCTCAACCCCCGGCGGCATCCGCAGCGATAGCGCCCGCGATAACGCCGGTGGTAACCCCGGCGGCAACACCGGTACAGACGCCAGCGGCACGGTCGGCAACACCGACGCCGAGCTGGCAGTCGCCGTCATCGGAACCGGCGCCCGCAGTGTGATCGCACACCACGTCGCCGAGGCTCGTCCCGGTGCGCGCGTGGTCGCCGCCGTCGACACCACCGAGCCTGGCCGCGAGCGGGCACGCTCCCTCTTCCCCGACGCGACGGCGTACTCATCGCTCGACGAGCTCATCGCCGCCGGCGGAATCGACGCGGCGATCGTCACCACCCCGGACCACACCCACGAGAACATCGCTGTCGCCCTGCTCGAGGCCGGCATTGCCGTCTACCTCGAGAAACCGCTTGCCATCTCGCTCGAGGGAGCCGATCGGGTACTCACGACAGCGGCCGAGACGGGCACCCCGCTGTACGTCGGCCACAACTTCCGTCACTCCGGCGTGGTCCGGGTGATGCGCGAGATCATCGAACGCGGCGAGATCGGCGAGGTTAAGGCCGTCTGGGTCCGCCACTTCGTCGGCAACGGCGGCGACTACTACTTCAAGGACTGGCACGCCGACCGATCCAAAACCGGAACCCTCCTGCTGCAGAAGGCCAGCCACGACATCGACATCGTCCACTACCTCGCCTCCGGGTATACCCGCCGCGTCGTCGGCATGGGCGACCTCATGGTCTACGGCGACATCACCGACCGCCGGGAGCGCCCGGGCGAGGTCATGGAGGACTGGTTCTCGCTCGACAACTGGCCCCCGGCCGCGCAGACCGGACTCAACCCCGTTGTCGACGTCGAAGACGTCTCGATGATGCTCATGACCCTCGACAACGGTGTGCAGGCAAGCTACCAGCAGTGCCACTTCACCCCCGACTACTGGCGCAACTACACGGTCATCGGCACCGAGGGTCGCCTCGAGAACTTCGGTGACACCGCGGGCGGCACCGTCAAGGTCTGGAACCGCCGCCACGAGTGGCAGGAGGCGGGAGACGCCGAGTACCCGATCGAGGGCGTCGCGAGCGGCCACGCGGATGCCGATCTCCTCACGATGACAGAATTCCTGGCCCACGTGCTCGACGGCGCTCCCACCATCGTGTCGCCCATCGCCGCGCGTGAAGCCGTCGCTGCCGGGTCGCTGGCCGCGGCATCCCTCCGTGCCGGCTCCACCCCCATGACCGTCCCGGACCTGGCGCCGGCGGTTCTCTCCCACTTCACCTCCCGCA